A genomic stretch from Procambarus clarkii isolate CNS0578487 chromosome 14, FALCON_Pclarkii_2.0, whole genome shotgun sequence includes:
- the LOC138364759 gene encoding apolipoprotein A-I-like, which produces MGFNRDLQEMKEGFGRDLQEMKEGFGRDLQEMKERFGRDLQEMKEGFNRDLQEMKEGFGRDLQEMKERFGRDLQEMQVKLIQSQRSELEEAREEIKRLRENQNSNQHGV; this is translated from the coding sequence ATGGGATTCAacagagacctgcaggaaatgaaagaAGGATttggcagagacctgcaggaaatgaaagaAGGATttggcagagacctgcaggaaatgaaagaAAGATttggcagagacctgcaggaaatgaaagaAGGATTCAacagagacctgcaggaaatgaaagaAGGATttggcagagacctgcaggaaatgaaagaAAGATttggcagagacctgcaggaaatgcaaGTTAAATTAATACAGAGCCAAAGGAGTGAGTTGGAGGAAGCCAGAGAGGAGATAAAGAGACTCAGGGAAAATCAGAATTCAAACCAGCACGGAGTATGA